The Candidatus Angelobacter sp. sequence CTTCGGACTTCGGCAGGGCCACCGTCAGAACGCCGTCCTTGTAGGTGGCGCTGGCTTTTTCCGATTGCACAGACTTCGGGAGCGCCAGCGTCCGGTGGAAGCGTCCAAAGTACCTTTCGGAACGATACGCCTCCGAATCCTCCGATTTTTCTTCATGCTTGCGTTCACCGGAGATCACCAGCGTGCCGTCCTGGAAGGATATGTCGATGTCCTCCCGTTTCATGCCGGGCAGTTCGGCCTTCACGATAAAATTCTCCTTGTCTTCGTAGAGATCGAGCGCGGGCGTCCAACCGTTGAAGAACTCCGTGCCGCGTTTGAGATTTCCGAACGTCGAGTCAAACAATCGATTGATCTCGTCGCGAACACTGGTCAGCTCGCCCACGGGCGACCAATTCCAAAGATCCGGCGTTTGATACCGAATCAATTTCATATTCTTTGTCCTTTCTGTCGTTTTACGTTGCTGAAAATGTTTCAGCTTCGTCCATGCCAGCGGATGTGCAGTCCAGACTTCATTCGTTACCCGCGAATTTTCAGAGGGTTGGATGAGGACCCGCAAAGCGCCATCTTCAACGGGTGTGAAATGGTGTCACACTGGAGTGTGACCCTTGTCTCAGGGCACGGACACCATGGCGCTGGATGGACCGGACGCGCAGCAACTGCAGAATTCAGGTTGTTCCGCTTTGCGCGCATCCGCACTTTTCTAAAAATGCTCTGGCGTTTCATCGAAGGATGAATAAGTTCGGCCACGCTTTGGAACATGGAAACAGTTCCACACATTTCTGCGCTTCAGCTGGGCAGGCCATACGAGAGTCTCGATGGATTTGAAGCCGGAGACCATCGCACGGGCGCGATCACTGCTGCCGTCAGCGCGGTCAATGCGGGCATCATCCGCAAGGCCGGCGAAGCGGTCCGTGACGGCCCGTTGCCGCCCGGCCATTGTTTTGTCCGGTTCCTTTGCGCACCCGCTGGCAAATCGCAAATTTCTTTTTCCGTGCGCCAGAGTTGTCCGGGTGCCCCGCGAGGCGATGCTGAAACAAATCGGCCCATCGCTCGTCGTAACTGCGATAACGAATGACGTGTCACTAACAGGGCGGCTTTTGGAGTCGCCCCGGGTCGAGCGTTTGAACCTTGGTCCGATCAACACGACGAGGGTTGCGTGGACCAGCCGCATGAAGGGAACATGTTCGAGTTTCCCTACAGACGGCGTTCGATTGGCCACGCCGTGCCGCGTTGATTTTTGAACACGCCTGTGGACTGCGCCGTCTGAATCAGAGCCGATGACATCCAAAAACACGCCCACATACCCCGTTTCCATTCCCTCGTTCGATTACCGGCCCCGGACGCGCATCGTGTTTGGCCTGGACTGCGTGGATCGCGTCGGAGAACTGGCCCGTGAACTCGGCGCCAAAATCGTTCTGGTCGTCACTGACCCCGGCATCGTGACTGCAGGCCACGCGGACCGGGTCGAGCACGTCCTTCAAGCCTCCGGCCTCGGCGTCGTCGTGTTCGCGGATGCGCGGGAGAATCCGACAACGCGCGATGTGGATAAATGTCTGAAAACCGCGAAGTCCGCCGGCATTGACCTGATTGTGGGTTTGGGCGGGGGCAGCAGCATGGACACGGCGAAAGGCTGCAATTTTCTCCTGACGAACGGCGGGCGCGTCCAGGATTTTTGGGGAGTCGGCAGGGCGGCCAAGCCGATGCTGCCGCTGATCGCGATTCCGACGACCGCCGGAACCGGCAGTGAATGCCAGTCCGCCGCGCTCATTGCCGACGAGCAAACGCACCAGAAAATGGCGTGCCTCGATACCAAGGCCGCCGCCAGTATCGCCATTCTGGATCCCGCGCTCACGGTTTCGCAACCGTTGCTGGTCACCGCCCACACTGGCGTTGACGCGATCGCTCACGCGGTCGAAACCGCGGTCACAAAAAAGCGCAACAGTCTTTCCCTGATGTTCTCGCACGAATCGTTCAAACTGACCGTTCCAAGTCTGCCGCGAGTCCTGAGTGATCCAAAGAACATCGAAGCGCGCGGGCGAATGCTGTTGGGCGCGGCGATCGCCGGAACGGCAATCGAGAACAGCATGCTGGGCGCGGCGCACGCCGCAGCGAACCCGCTCACGGCGCATTACGACATCGTGCATGGCGAGGCGGTGGGGATTCTCTTGCCGCACGTCGTGCGGTTCAACGCGAAGGACGCGGCGGCCAAGCGCGCCTATGCGGAACTGGCATCGGCGCCGGAGATCGCGTGTGTCAGCGAAGGTCTGGATTCGGCGGTCGAAGCGTTGATCGCGCGGCTGGAATCGCTGTTGAACGCCGCGCAAATCGCGAGGTCCCTGGCCGACCTCGGTGTAAAACGGT is a genomic window containing:
- a CDS encoding Hsp20/alpha crystallin family protein, whose amino-acid sequence is MKLIRYQTPDLWNWSPVGELTSVRDEINRLFDSTFGNLKRGTEFFNGWTPALDLYEDKENFIVKAELPGMKREDIDISFQDGTLVISGERKHEEKSEDSEAYRSERYFGRFHRTLALPKSVQSEKASATYKDGVLTVALPKSEEVKPKQIQVKVS
- a CDS encoding iron-containing alcohol dehydrogenase, producing the protein MTSKNTPTYPVSIPSFDYRPRTRIVFGLDCVDRVGELARELGAKIVLVVTDPGIVTAGHADRVEHVLQASGLGVVVFADARENPTTRDVDKCLKTAKSAGIDLIVGLGGGSSMDTAKGCNFLLTNGGRVQDFWGVGRAAKPMLPLIAIPTTAGTGSECQSAALIADEQTHQKMACLDTKAAASIAILDPALTVSQPLLVTAHTGVDAIAHAVETAVTKKRNSLSLMFSHESFKLTVPSLPRVLSDPKNIEARGRMLLGAAIAGTAIENSMLGAAHAAANPLTAHYDIVHGEAVGILLPHVVRFNAKDAAAKRAYAELASAPEIACVSEGLDSAVEALIARLESLLNAAQIARSLADLGVKRSKVKVLAEEAAQQWTAGFNPRPLTTKDFTALYEAAFETRGNGDAK